One segment of Mycolicibacterium baixiangningiae DNA contains the following:
- a CDS encoding amino acid permease, whose translation MEFVMEHSNDDSAHELKTGLKQRHLTMLSLGGVIGAALLVGSSGIIHAAGPLAFVTYAATGLIVLMVMRMLGEMAAAKPRSGGFADYNRMGLGAWGGFSTGWLYWMFWVIVVGFEAVVGGQMVNSWLPQIPVWVAGLVFLAVLTGVNLLSVGSFGEAEFWFAGIKVVAIVAFITIASLVALGLWPGTTMDFSNLTEHGGVLPNGPGALLAGVGVVIFAMTGAEVATIAAAETTDPAKAIRKAVLSIVVRIIAFFVLSTLLIVIVLPWTSIVPGESPFVAVLDHIGVPGTALMLNFVVLVAALSVLNAGMYTCSRMLFVMARQGDAPKWMSETDSRGVPVKGTLACAAGGCVGILLAALYPDTVFMFLLNASGALVLFVYLLICIAQYRLRRKWEREEPEILTFRVWLFPATTILVGLAIVGVLISMAVRPESRIEILSSLTIWAVICVAYLVKCLRGRRNNSVSDDSEPAVGVAPDAPVVVGDAPTSEKASG comes from the coding sequence ATGGAGTTCGTCATGGAGCATTCCAACGACGATTCAGCTCACGAGCTCAAAACAGGTTTGAAGCAGCGCCACTTGACGATGCTCTCGCTCGGCGGTGTCATCGGCGCGGCCCTGCTTGTGGGGTCAAGCGGGATCATCCACGCCGCGGGTCCACTGGCATTCGTGACCTATGCCGCCACCGGACTCATTGTCTTGATGGTCATGCGGATGCTGGGTGAGATGGCCGCTGCCAAGCCGCGTTCCGGTGGTTTCGCGGACTACAACCGGATGGGCCTTGGCGCATGGGGCGGGTTCTCGACAGGTTGGCTGTATTGGATGTTTTGGGTCATCGTGGTGGGCTTCGAAGCAGTCGTCGGGGGCCAGATGGTCAACAGCTGGCTGCCGCAGATACCGGTCTGGGTGGCGGGTTTGGTATTTCTCGCCGTCTTGACCGGGGTGAATCTGCTCTCGGTGGGCAGCTTCGGCGAGGCGGAGTTCTGGTTCGCCGGGATCAAGGTTGTCGCGATCGTCGCGTTCATCACGATTGCGTCGCTGGTGGCGCTTGGTCTGTGGCCCGGTACCACGATGGACTTCTCCAACCTCACCGAACACGGCGGTGTGCTGCCTAACGGCCCGGGTGCCCTGTTGGCCGGGGTCGGCGTTGTCATCTTCGCGATGACCGGTGCCGAGGTAGCCACCATCGCTGCAGCCGAAACAACCGATCCCGCAAAGGCGATTCGCAAGGCGGTCCTGTCGATTGTGGTCCGGATCATTGCCTTCTTCGTGTTGTCGACGTTGCTGATCGTCATTGTGCTGCCGTGGACGAGTATCGTTCCCGGCGAATCTCCGTTCGTCGCGGTGTTGGACCACATCGGGGTCCCTGGAACCGCCCTCATGCTCAACTTTGTGGTACTTGTCGCTGCCCTGTCCGTTCTGAATGCCGGCATGTATACGTGCTCGAGGATGCTGTTCGTCATGGCTCGCCAAGGTGATGCTCCGAAGTGGATGAGCGAGACTGACTCTCGGGGCGTGCCGGTGAAGGGCACCCTCGCCTGTGCGGCCGGCGGATGCGTGGGCATTCTTCTGGCCGCGCTGTACCCCGACACGGTATTTATGTTCCTTCTCAACGCTTCTGGTGCGCTGGTCCTGTTCGTGTACTTACTCATCTGCATCGCCCAGTACCGCCTTCGCCGCAAATGGGAACGAGAAGAGCCGGAGATTTTGACGTTCCGGGTATGGCTGTTTCCTGCGACGACGATTCTGGTCGGGCTGGCGATCGTCGGCGTGCTCATCAGCATGGCGGTGCGACCGGAATCCCGCATCGAGATCCTCAGCAGCCTGACGATCTGGGCGGTAATCTGCGTCGCCTATCTCGTGAAGTGCCTCCGCGGCCGTCGCAACAACTCGGTTTCCGATGATTCAGAGCCTGCCGTCGGGGTGGCCCCAGATGCGCCCGTCGTCGTCGGTGATGCGCCGACTTCGGAAAAGGCTTCCGGATAG
- a CDS encoding DMT family transporter — translation MSKAIRKGGLAGSLNRVGPRAQVAAGAGFVAAAPVLIALADVSTATTSFYKCVFATPVLAVIALRDRRRHGPFQPRVLPLLFVAGVMIGLDFALFTQSIKLAGAGIASILVNVQIVVLPVLGLILYRERLRRQYVAVVPLMFVGIALAAGVAETGGHQNQLLYGAFLAVTAGVAYSVYLFIVARVDTRGRAGTQVFVTTVVSGIVGSTISLTWGGIDLAPGWQSLAWLAAMALGSSVIGWILIGRALYRLPADVGAAILLLQPVISLVLAIGILAERPSVLQLCGCAIVVVAIWFVGRKPGGHGVDDVADPTALGRPPETGPTLQMPESADLKCANRARMRP, via the coding sequence GTGTCTAAGGCCATACGCAAGGGTGGACTGGCGGGCTCCCTGAACCGCGTGGGGCCACGGGCGCAGGTCGCTGCAGGCGCCGGCTTCGTAGCGGCCGCGCCCGTCCTCATCGCCTTGGCGGACGTGTCCACTGCGACGACCAGCTTCTACAAGTGCGTTTTCGCCACGCCGGTCCTCGCGGTGATCGCCCTTCGGGATCGTCGCCGACATGGACCGTTTCAACCGCGCGTGCTGCCACTACTTTTCGTCGCAGGGGTCATGATTGGGTTGGATTTCGCGCTGTTCACACAGTCGATCAAGCTGGCGGGAGCGGGGATTGCGTCGATCCTGGTAAACGTCCAAATCGTGGTGTTGCCTGTGCTCGGCTTGATTCTGTACCGAGAGCGACTGCGCCGGCAGTACGTCGCTGTAGTGCCACTGATGTTCGTCGGTATCGCGTTGGCCGCCGGCGTGGCCGAAACGGGCGGACACCAGAACCAGCTGCTTTACGGAGCCTTTCTCGCTGTCACCGCCGGTGTTGCGTACAGCGTCTACCTGTTCATCGTCGCCCGTGTAGACACCCGCGGGCGCGCCGGAACCCAGGTCTTCGTCACAACGGTTGTTTCCGGGATTGTCGGGTCCACCATTTCCTTGACCTGGGGTGGTATTGACCTGGCGCCGGGATGGCAGTCCTTGGCGTGGCTTGCCGCAATGGCACTGGGCAGCAGTGTGATCGGCTGGATTCTCATCGGCCGGGCGTTGTACCGACTCCCGGCTGATGTCGGTGCGGCCATACTTCTGCTTCAACCGGTGATCTCACTGGTGCTCGCGATCGGGATCCTTGCCGAACGCCCATCGGTTCTTCAGCTCTGCGGGTGCGCCATCGTGGTCGTTGCCATCTGGTTCGTAGGCCGCAAACCCGGTGGGCATGGGGTCGACGACGTGGCCGACCCAACGGCTTTGGGGCGACCCCCTGAAACAGGGCCTACCTTACAGATGCCTGAATCCGCAGACCTCAAGTGTGCCAACCGCGCCCGTATGCGCCCCTGA
- a CDS encoding thiolase family protein produces MTGREVAIVEAVRLPVGRGHVKKGYYRDVHPSTLLAATYTALVERTGIDPGIVEDVAAGCCEQWAEQGMNIGRNAWLEAGLPVEVPAATIDRQCGSSQQAINYAAALIASGVHDIAIGAGVEHMGRISIEKAEEVMSTYGRPFSEALMQRHALVHQGISAEMIADKWALSRTALDEIAVQSHVRAARATDEGRFEREIVPFSVGDETLTTDQGIRPDTTVERLGTLRPAFLEDGTGKLTAGNSSQISDGAAGVLLVERQKAVDLGLPVRAVIVDQVTVGVDPVIMLTGPIPATAKILARNNITMPDIDLFEINEAFASVVGAWQQEYDADMAKVNVNGGAIALGHAMGATGARLITTLLHELERSDKELGLVSMCVGGGLGTATLIKRV; encoded by the coding sequence ATGACCGGACGCGAGGTTGCAATCGTGGAAGCCGTGCGACTCCCAGTGGGCCGCGGGCACGTCAAGAAGGGGTACTACCGCGACGTCCATCCGTCGACATTGCTGGCCGCCACCTACACGGCCCTGGTGGAGCGCACGGGGATTGATCCCGGCATCGTCGAGGACGTCGCCGCCGGCTGTTGCGAGCAGTGGGCCGAGCAGGGCATGAACATCGGCCGCAACGCGTGGTTGGAAGCAGGCCTACCTGTAGAGGTCCCCGCAGCCACGATCGACCGTCAGTGCGGCTCCTCACAGCAGGCCATCAACTATGCCGCCGCGCTGATTGCTTCCGGAGTGCACGACATTGCGATCGGCGCGGGCGTGGAGCACATGGGTCGGATCTCGATCGAGAAAGCCGAAGAGGTCATGTCCACCTACGGTCGCCCCTTCTCCGAGGCACTCATGCAGCGTCATGCGCTTGTACATCAGGGCATTTCGGCGGAGATGATCGCCGACAAGTGGGCTTTGTCCCGTACGGCGCTGGATGAGATCGCGGTGCAGTCGCATGTCCGCGCTGCGCGTGCGACGGACGAGGGACGATTCGAACGGGAAATCGTCCCCTTCTCGGTGGGAGATGAAACGCTGACCACCGATCAGGGCATTCGACCCGACACCACGGTGGAGCGGCTGGGCACCTTACGTCCTGCGTTTCTCGAGGACGGCACCGGCAAGCTCACGGCCGGGAACTCATCGCAGATTTCGGACGGCGCCGCCGGTGTTCTCCTCGTTGAGCGCCAGAAAGCCGTTGACCTAGGGCTTCCGGTTCGGGCCGTGATCGTGGACCAGGTGACAGTGGGCGTGGACCCGGTCATCATGTTGACAGGCCCCATCCCGGCGACGGCGAAGATCTTGGCCCGCAACAACATCACGATGCCTGATATCGACTTGTTCGAGATCAACGAGGCATTCGCCAGTGTCGTGGGTGCTTGGCAGCAGGAGTACGACGCCGATATGGCAAAGGTCAACGTCAACGGTGGCGCTATTGCGCTCGGTCATGCAATGGGCGCTACCGGCGCCCGCTTGATCACCACGTTGCTCCACGAACTCGAGCGCAGCGACAAGGAACTCGGGCTGGTGTCGATGTGTGTCGGCGGTGGCCTCGGTACCGCCACACTCATCAAACGTGTCTAA
- a CDS encoding SDR family oxidoreductase, with translation MTDVAIVTGAAGGIGAACALRLAADGFHVIAADLDLNGAQATADRAAESGNHMQPFRLDVTSRDDWQECVAAAAKAGRVAALLNNAGILRDKSLLKLTDDDWQAVIDVHLKGAFLGTQAVFGHMKEAGGSIVSVSSTSERGSYGQANYSAAKGGIVSLTRTVALEGARFNIRANAIAPGAVNTRMIQGLSQEIRERFLAGIPVGRFAEPSEMAGVVSFLCSSDSSYVTGQLITADGGATLGG, from the coding sequence ATGACTGATGTTGCGATTGTCACCGGCGCCGCCGGCGGCATCGGCGCCGCATGTGCACTGCGCCTTGCGGCCGACGGATTCCACGTCATCGCCGCAGATCTAGACCTGAACGGTGCGCAGGCGACCGCGGACCGAGCCGCCGAATCTGGAAACCACATGCAGCCGTTCCGGCTCGACGTCACCAGTCGCGACGACTGGCAGGAATGCGTGGCGGCCGCAGCGAAAGCGGGGCGGGTCGCCGCATTGCTGAACAACGCGGGCATCCTCCGCGACAAGAGCCTGCTCAAGCTCACCGACGACGACTGGCAAGCGGTGATCGACGTCCATCTCAAAGGCGCATTCTTGGGGACGCAGGCAGTCTTTGGCCACATGAAGGAAGCCGGCGGCTCGATCGTCAGCGTGTCCTCCACATCGGAGCGAGGCTCGTACGGTCAGGCGAACTACTCCGCAGCCAAGGGGGGCATCGTCAGCCTCACGCGAACCGTCGCCCTCGAGGGTGCGCGCTTCAACATCCGCGCCAATGCGATCGCCCCGGGCGCGGTGAACACACGGATGATCCAAGGTCTCAGCCAAGAGATCCGCGAACGGTTTCTTGCGGGAATTCCAGTGGGCCGCTTCGCCGAACCCTCCGAGATGGCCGGCGTGGTGAGTTTCTTGTGCTCCTCGGATTCGAGCTACGTCACCGGCCAGTTGATCACCGCAGACGGCGGCGCCACCCTGGGCGGCTGA
- a CDS encoding SDR family NAD(P)-dependent oxidoreductase, which yields MAHSPTLEGKKLLITGAASGMGRALADIAVAQGADVALFDINADGLDKAKQELEGADSKVVTIPADLTQWAQVESGVNHALEELGGIDALCNVAGWDEPGRFWEQSLEFWEKIININLWSNLYMTRAVVPKLIEQNSGTIVNVASDAGRVGSKGETVYAASKGGVIALTKSLARELAPYTVTVNAVCPGPTMTPLLQSEIDLTPKLIEKLVRAIPLRRVAEPADPAAVVAFFASDAASYMTGQVVSVSGGLTMAG from the coding sequence ATGGCACATTCTCCGACACTCGAGGGCAAGAAGCTCCTGATCACCGGCGCGGCGTCGGGCATGGGTCGGGCGCTGGCGGACATCGCCGTGGCGCAGGGCGCCGACGTGGCGCTATTCGACATCAACGCAGACGGCCTCGATAAAGCCAAGCAGGAACTCGAGGGCGCCGATAGCAAGGTCGTCACCATCCCCGCCGACCTCACGCAGTGGGCGCAGGTCGAATCGGGTGTGAACCACGCGCTCGAAGAGCTTGGCGGGATCGACGCCCTCTGCAACGTCGCGGGATGGGACGAGCCGGGGCGGTTCTGGGAGCAGTCGCTGGAGTTCTGGGAGAAGATCATCAACATCAACCTGTGGTCAAACCTGTACATGACCCGGGCGGTGGTGCCAAAACTCATCGAGCAGAACTCGGGCACCATCGTCAACGTGGCCTCGGATGCCGGTCGCGTCGGCAGTAAGGGCGAGACCGTCTATGCAGCATCCAAGGGTGGGGTGATCGCACTCACCAAGTCGCTGGCGCGCGAGCTCGCCCCGTACACCGTCACGGTCAACGCCGTGTGCCCCGGACCGACGATGACGCCGTTGCTGCAGTCGGAGATCGATCTCACGCCGAAGCTGATCGAGAAACTGGTACGCGCGATTCCGCTGCGTCGTGTCGCTGAACCCGCGGACCCTGCCGCCGTCGTGGCGTTCTTTGCAAGCGACGCGGCGAGTTACATGACCGGACAGGTGGTCAGCGTCAGCGGCGGCCTGACGATGGCCGGCTGA
- a CDS encoding acetyl-CoA C-acetyltransferase, which translates to MPDAVIVSVARSPIGRARKGSLRGMRGDDLAAQMVQAALGDVPELDPGTITDLMLGCGMPGGEQGFNIARVVAVLAGLDTVAGVTVNRYCASSLQTTRMAYHAIKAGEGHAYISAGVEMISRFDKGNSDTLEGTMNPAFDEAQGRTEAGAEASLAEWHDPRTDGRLPDVYIPDGQTAENVAALYGISRNQQDEFALRSQRNAEKAIVDGFFAREICPVTTPDGHTVAADDSPRPNTTQEALAKLSPAFRSEGTVTAGNCCPLNDGAAALVIMSDVRAKELGITPLARIRSTGVHALSPEIMGVGPVGATRNALDSAGMDVTDVDLFEINEAFAVQVIASARDLAIPEDKLNVHGGAIALGHPFGMTGARMTATLLNGLRSRDKEIGVETMCIGGGMGMAMVLQRLN; encoded by the coding sequence ATGCCCGACGCCGTCATAGTCTCCGTCGCCCGGTCGCCGATCGGACGCGCCCGCAAGGGATCGCTGCGCGGCATGCGGGGCGACGACCTCGCCGCCCAGATGGTGCAAGCGGCCCTCGGCGATGTTCCGGAACTCGACCCCGGGACGATCACCGACTTGATGCTTGGCTGCGGAATGCCCGGTGGTGAGCAAGGCTTCAACATCGCGCGTGTCGTAGCGGTGCTTGCCGGCCTCGACACAGTTGCCGGGGTGACTGTCAATCGCTACTGCGCATCCTCGCTTCAGACGACACGGATGGCTTACCACGCCATCAAGGCGGGCGAGGGTCATGCCTACATTTCCGCGGGCGTCGAGATGATCAGCCGCTTCGACAAAGGGAATTCGGACACCCTCGAGGGCACCATGAACCCGGCCTTCGACGAGGCCCAGGGCCGGACCGAGGCTGGAGCTGAGGCGAGTCTGGCCGAATGGCACGATCCGCGAACCGATGGGCGCCTACCTGACGTCTACATCCCCGATGGTCAAACCGCAGAGAATGTTGCCGCCTTGTACGGAATCTCGCGTAACCAACAGGACGAGTTCGCGTTACGGTCGCAGCGCAACGCCGAGAAGGCGATCGTCGACGGATTCTTCGCCAGAGAAATATGCCCGGTCACCACACCCGACGGGCACACCGTGGCTGCCGATGACAGTCCGCGCCCCAACACGACGCAGGAAGCTCTTGCGAAACTCTCCCCGGCGTTTCGGTCGGAGGGCACCGTGACTGCAGGTAATTGCTGCCCGCTCAACGATGGTGCCGCAGCTCTGGTCATCATGAGCGACGTACGCGCCAAGGAACTGGGCATCACGCCATTGGCGAGAATCAGATCGACCGGCGTCCATGCCTTGTCACCGGAGATCATGGGGGTTGGTCCGGTAGGTGCGACTCGTAATGCGTTGGATTCCGCCGGTATGGACGTCACCGACGTGGATCTCTTCGAGATCAACGAAGCGTTCGCCGTTCAGGTCATCGCCAGCGCGCGCGACCTGGCGATCCCCGAGGACAAACTCAACGTCCACGGCGGTGCTATTGCGTTGGGGCACCCCTTCGGGATGACCGGCGCGCGGATGACGGCAACGCTGCTGAACGGACTGCGGAGTCGCGATAAGGAGATCGGTGTGGAGACCATGTGCATCGGCGGAGGCATGGGCATGGCGATGGTCCTCCAACGACTCAATTGA